AGCGCCGCCCAGCCCAGGCCCCAGACGGGCAGGGCGTACGTGACGGCGGTGACCTGCGTGGGGCTGACGCGGGCCAGCAGACCGTAGTACAGCAGGTACGCCAGTCCGCTGCCGACGATGCCCAGGAACGCGACGGCGCCCACGGCGGTCAGGGTCAGGGGGGCGGGCGCCGGGCCGATCAGCGCGACGGGCAGCAGCATGACGCTGCTGAGGCCCAGTTGCGTGGTCGCCAGCCCCACGGGGTTCAGGCCGCCCAGGGTGCGTTTGGCGATGGTGGTGGCGACCGCGTACCCCAGGCTGGCGAGCAGCAGGATGATCACGCCGTGCAGCGTGGCGTGCCCGCCGCCCAACCCGCCGGACACCGTGAGGGCCACGCCGCCCATGCCCAGCAGCACGCCGCCCAGCGTCAGGCCACTCAGGCGGGTGTCGCGCAGGGTCAGGCCAATCAGCAGCGCGAACAGCGGCGTGGTCGCGTTGATGATCGCCGCGATGTTGCTGCTGACCGTCTGCTCGCCCCACGCGAAGAACGACCAGGGAATCACGTTGTTGAACAGCGCCACCAGCAGCAGCGGTTTCCACAGCCGCGCGGGCGGCAGGCTGTGGCGGCCCAGCCGCAGCGCGAGCAACAGCACCGCCGCGCCGAACACCGACCGCAGCAGCGCCACCCACACGGGCGGGAACACCTCGCCACTCAGGCGGATCAGCAGGAACGACACGCCCCAGAACGCCGAGAGCAGGAACATGTCCAGCGCGTCACGGCGGGTCACGCGCGACTCCCCGGCAGGAAGGGGGCTTCGAGGTGAGCGGGCAGCGCGGGCCAGCCGTCCTCCTGCGCGGCGCCGTCCGCCCAGTTCTCCTTGCCGCTCCAGCGTTCGATGCTCAGGGCGTAGACGGCGGTGCGGGCCAGATCGGCGTCCGTGATCGGGCGGGTGTGCGTGCCCACGCGCAGGCCAGGAAAGACCCGTTCGCTGAGGGTCGTCAGGGCCGCGCGGGCGTCCTCGCCATGTAGGACGCGGGCGGTGCCGAACACGATCACGGAGCGGTACTGCACGCTCAGTTCCAGCGGGGAGTTGCTGGGCAGCAGCGCGCCGGTCTCGGTGACCTCGAAGGTGGCGGGGTGCCCCTCTGCCTCGCCCTGTTCGGTGTTCGCGCGCAGGCGGCCCACGACGTTCGTGTGGTACACGAGGTCGTGCGTTTCGGGGCGGTACGCGAAGGCCAGCGGCGTCACGAACGGCCACACGCGGCCATCCTCGCCGTGATACACGGTCGCCACGCGGCCCAGCGGCACACGCAACAGCAGGTCTTCGATCCAGGCGTCGTCCCGGCGGTTCTGCGGGCGGCGGCTGACGCTGGGGTCACGCAGCGCGGGGTCGTAGAAACTGCTCATTGGTTCGCCCCCTCCAGCAGACCCTGTCCAGTCCAGCGGAATTCCATCTGGCGGGCGGTGCGTTCGGCCAGCGTGCGCGAGTGCAGCCGCCCGACAAGGTGCAGGGTCATGTCGATGCCCGCGCTGATCCCGCCGGACGTGACCACCGCGCCCGAGTCCACCCAGGCGACGTCCGGCACGACCGTCAGCGCCGGGAACTGCCCCTGGAGGTCCGCCTGATCCTCCCAGTGGGTGGTGACGCGCCGCCCGTCCAGCAGCCCCTCCGAGGCGAGCAGGAACGCGCCGGTGCAGATCGAGGCGAGGACCTCCACCCGCGCCGATTGCGCCCGCACCCAAGCGCACACACGCCCGTCAGCCAGTGGTGCGTCCATCACACCGCCGGGCACGATCAGCACGTCCAGCGGCGGGTGATCGTCCAGCGTGGCGTGCGGCAGGACCCGGAAACCCCCTCGCCCGACCGCCGGGGCGCCGGACGCGCCGATCAGGACCGGCTGGAAGGGCGGCTCCTCGCCGTCCCGCCCGGCCAGTCGCGTGGCGACACTCAGGACCTCAAAGGGGCCGCCCAGGTCGAGGACCTCGATGCCGTCGAAGATCAGGATGCCGACGGTGCGGGTCATAGCAACTCCGATTGAATGGTTGGCACAACCAGCTCAATCCGAGCGGATGCGAGCAGGAGTAAGGCGGAGTCCGGGCGTTGAGTGAGCAACCCGGCGCCCTCCCGGGGTGTGAACGAAACAGACGGACGCCGCGTCATGCCGTCCCCCGAGCCAGCGGGAGGCTGAAGTGGTGGGCGGTGACGTTCATCCCGGCGCGGTGGTACAGGCGGTGGGCCGTAAAGCGCGTCTCCCCCACTCCGGAGTCGAGGTGCAGTTCTGCGCAGTCAAGCTCGCGGGCGCGGCCCTCCAGCCAGTGCAGCAGCGCGCGGGCGTGGCCGCGTCCACGGTATTCGGGGAGGGTGCTGAGGTCGTCCACGTACAGGGTGCGCCCGGCCCAGAGCAGGTGCATGACGCGGTACCCGGCGACGGCGGCGGCCTCCTCGCGGCCCGGTTCGAAGGTGCCGACCAGCGCGTAGCCCTCGGGCGCGGTGGTGGTCAGGAAGGCGCGCAGGGCGTCCGGCGTGGCGGTATGGGGTGATACGGATTCCGTCTGTTTCGTTAACAACCCGGAAGGGCACCGGGTTGCCAACTCCACGCCCGGAACCCGTTTCGCTCCTGCTCGCTCTGCTCGGGTTGAAAGTTTCTGCAAACCTTTCAACCGGAGTCCGTATGAGTCGGGCCGCAGGGCGCGCAGGGCCGGGAGGGCCAGATGCGCCTGCGCGGGCGGAATGGGTCGGAGGTCACGGGGCTCGGTCATGGGCGTAGAGTAGGGGGCATGGTGGCCCCCTCGAAAGCTCCACTTCCCGCTCAGATACGGGGGCCACTGACGGCCCGTGCGGATGAGCTGCCCTTCCCGCTGGACCTGCGCCGCGACCAGACTGACGCGCTGCACGCGCAACTGGCCCGGCAGATCCGCGAGGCGGTCCTCTCGGGCCTGCTGCCGGGCGGCACGCCGCTGCCCGGTACGCGCACGCTGGCGCGGACGCTGGGGGTCACGCGCGGCGTCGTGGAGGCGGCGTACGCGGAACTGCTCGCGGACGGCACGGCGCAGGCCGAGGTGGGGCGCGGCACCCGCGTGCGCGACGAGACACCCGCGCCCGCCCCGCAGGTTCCGACCGGTGTGGCGGGCGTTCCGGCGTGGCTGCCGGTCATCCCTCCGCTGCCGGTGGACGGGCCGGGCGTGCGTCCGGGGCTGGATTTCCGGGTGGGCGTGACCGGGACCGCCACCCTGGACCTGCGGGCGTGGCGGCAGGCCTGGGCGGACGCGGCGCGTGAGGAGGTCAGCGGCGGGTACGCCGACCCGGCGGGCGAACAGCGGCTGCGCGCGGCCCTGGCGGCGTTCGCGGGGCGGCAGCGTGGGCTGGGCGCGCAGGCGGAGGATGTGCTCGTGACGGGCGGGACGCTGCACGCCCTGAACCTGATCGTGCGCGCGCTGCTGCCGCCGGGGTCGCGGGTCCTGATGGAGAATCCGGGGTACCGCGCAGCGCGGCAGGTGCTGCTGGACGCCGGGCACGAGGTCGTTCCCGTGCCGGTGGACGCCGACGGCCTGATCGTGAACGCGGACACGCCCGCCGCGCGGCTGGTGTACGTGACGCCCAGCCACCAGTTTCCGCTGGGGGGCCGCATGTGCCTGCCCCGGCGGCTGGCGCTGCTGGAGTGGGCGGCCCGGCATGACGCGCTGATCGTCGAGGACGACTACGACGGCGAGTTCCGCTACGGCGCGCCCCCGCTGCCGCCCCTGGCCGCGCTGGCCGCGCAGACGGGCGCGGGGGGGCGGGTGCTGTACCTGGGCACACTGAGCAAGGTCCTGACCCCCTCGGTGCGGACGGGGTTCGTCGTGGCCGCACCGCCGCTACTGTCGCGGCTGGTGCGGGCGCGGACGCTGCTGGACTTCGGGCCGCCCGTTCAGGTGCAGTCGGCCCTGACGCACCTGCTGAGCGGCGGGCATGTGGACCGGCACATCCGCCGCTCGCGCCGGTGGCACGCGCAGGTCCGCGCGGCGCTGACCGAATCACTGAATGGTCTGGACGGACTGGCACACCTGGGCGGCATCGAGGCGGGCCTGCACGTCTGCCTGCACCTCCACCCCGCGCTGCCCGCTTCGGTTGTGGCGGCGGAACTGGCCGCGCAGGGCGTTCACGTGACCACCCTGGACACCTACACGCAGGGCGAACCCCAGAACGCGCTGCTGCTGGGGCACGGGGGTCTCAGCGCGGCGCAGGCGGCGGCAGGCGGGCGCGTGATCGCGGGCACCCTGCGAAAGCGTGCTGCCCGCGCGGGCCTCACGCCGTACTGTGAAGCATGACCGCAAGGCCCCCAGAACGCCCATGTCATGCAGAACGCCCATGTCATGCGGACTGCCGTTTGTTTCGCTGACAATCCGCCCCCACACCGGCCCTGCCAGTTCCACGTCGGCGCGGCGCGTCCGTTCCGTCGCTCAGCGGCGGCCCTTGACCAGCCACGCGTGTTCCTCGATTCCGGCGGCCTGGTTGGCGGCGCGGGCCATGACGAACAGCAGGTCCGACAGCCGGTTCAGGTACACCTGCACGTGCGCGTTGGCGTCCTCCTCGTGCAGCAGGCGGATCACCTCGCGTTCGGCGCGGCGGGCGACGGTGCGGGCCACGTGCAGGCTGGCGGCGGCGGGCGTACCGCCGGGGTGCACGAAGCCCGTGAAGGGCGGCGCGGCCTCCTGGTAGCGGTCGATCATGGCCTCAATGAACGTCACGTCCTGTTCGTCCATGCGGGTGATCTTCTTCTCGTAGGTGGTGCCGCTGCGGGTGGCGAGGTCGGCGCCGACGTCGAACAGGGCGTTCTGGAGGTATTCCAGGTCGGCGTCCAGGGCCGGGTCGGGTTTGTGGCTGCGGGTGTTGTGCGCGCGGGCTAGTCCGATGGCGCTGTTCAGTTCGTCGACGGTGCCGTACGCTTCCACGCGGATGTTCGCCTTGCTGACGCGGTCCGCGCCGTACAGGCCGGTTGTGCCGCCGTCGCCGGTCTTGGTGTAGAGCTTCATGCCCCACAGGGTAGTGGATGGTGAACGGTTGATGGTTGACGGAAGGTCCGGCGACCCTCTATCAACCTTCAACTGGCGGCGGTCTTTACCGTCCGGTGGCTTCGGTCAGTTCGCGCAGGGTCGTGGCGATGTCGGGGCGCAGGTCGGCGGCGCGGTACCGCCACGTCCAGTTGTGGTCGCCGGTGGTGCCGGGCAGGTTCATGCGGGCGTCCGTGCCGAGGTTCAGGAGGTCCTGGAGGGGCACGACGGCCAGCGCGGCGCGGCTCTCGAAGGCCATGCGGGTCAGCTGGGCGGCGAAGGTGTCCTCGGCGGGGTCGCTGCTGGTGTACACGCGGAAGTTGTGTTTTTCCTGTTCGCTGGCGTGCGCCCACCAGCCGCGGGTGGTGTCGTTGTCGTGCGTGCCGGAGTACACGACCTGGTTCTCGCGGAGGTTGTGCGGCAGGAAGTCGTTCACGCTGAAGTCGCCGCCGCCGAACGCGAACTGCAGGACGGCCATGCCGGGGAAGGCGAAGTCGTCGCGGAGTTTCTCGACGTCGGGCGTGATGACGCCCAGGTCCTCGGCGATGATAGGCAGGACGCCCAGCGCCTCGCGGACGGCCGTGAACATCTCGTGGCCCATGGCGGGCACCCACTGGCCGTGGATGGCGGTGTCGGCGGGGAAGGGAATCTCCCAGCTGGCCGCGAAGCCCCGGAAGTGGTCGATGCGGATCAGGTCGAAGAGTTTCAGGCTGCCCTGGAACCGGTCGATCCACCACTGGAAGCCGGTGTCCTGCATGGCCTGCCAGTTGTACAACGGGTTGCCCCACAGCTGGCCGGTCTCGCTGAAGTAGTCCGGCGGGACGCCCGCCACGACGGTCGGCTGGCCCTGGTCGTCGAAGTAGAACTGGTCGCGGTTGGCCCAGACGTCGCTGCTGTCCATGGCGACGAAGATGGGAATGTCCCCGATGATCTGGATGCCCTTCTCGGCGGCGTAGCGGCGCAGCACCGTCCACTGCCGGAAGAACAGGAACTGGATGAACTTCACGCGTTCGGTGGTGCTGGCCAGTTGCTCGCGGGCGGCGGCCAGCGCCTCGGGGTGGCGGTCGCGGGTGGCGGGCTCCCAGGCGTTCCAGGGCAGGCCGCCGTGCGCGTCCTTAAGGGCCATGAACAGCGCGTAGTCGTCGAGCCACGCGGCTTCCTCGTGCTTGAAGGCCTCGAAGTCGGCTTTCAGGTGCTGGGCGCCGCCGAAGGCGTAGTGGGCGTGGGCGCGGCCCAGCATCTGGTTGCGCCACACGTACTGCTGCCCGAAGTCGACCTTGTCGGCGTTGAAGTCCGGCAGGGCGTTGAAGTCGGTGTCTTCCAGCAGGCCGTGTTCGCGCAGGGCGGTCAGGTCGATCAGGTAGGGGTTCCCGGCGAAGGCGCTGAACGCCTGGTAGGGGCTGTCGCCGTAGCCGGTGGGGCCGAGCGGCATGACCTGCCAGTACTTCTGTCCGGCTCGGGAGAGCCAGTCCACGAAGGCGCGGGCGTGCGCGCCGAGTTCCCCGATGCCGTAGGGGCCGGGGAGGCTGGTGGGGTGCAGCAGAACGCCGCTGGATCGTGTGATGGTCATGGGAACCTCCTGGGGGGGCGACTTCGGGGCCGTTGGCGTGCGCGGAACTAAAGATCGGGAACCTTCACGGCGAATGGAAGTGATTCCACGTTGACTGTCAAGGATAGTACCGTGAAGGCGCGGCGCCGGTCACCCCAGGTGAAAGAAACCCCTACGGGAACCTGCCCGCCCCCACCGCGCGGCCCCGCGTTACTTGGTGTTCAGGAAGTCCAGGATGGCCCGCGCCAGCGCCTGCGCCAGCTGCTCGCGGTACGCGGCGGACGCCAGTTTCGGCCCCTCGACCGGGTGCGACCCGAACCCCACCTCGACCAGGATGGCGGGCGTGGTGGGGTTGCGGATCACGTAGAACGCGTCGGTCTGCACGCCACGGTTCACGGCGCCCGTCGCGGCGATCAGGCGCGACTGCACCCGCTGCGCCAGCTGACGGCTGAACGAGATCTTCGCCTGCGCCAGAATGTCGCCCAGCAGGTTCTGGGCGGTGCTGGCCGCCTGACGGGTCAGCTGCTCGCCGAGGCTGCCGCCGCCGTTCTCCTGCACGGCCAGGCTGCGGTTACTGCCCGCCAGCGGCTGCCCGAAGTAGTACGTCTCGATGCCCTGCGCGGACGGCCCGGCCGAGTTCACGTGAATGCTGACGAACGCACTCACCTGCCCGTTGTTCGCCATGCGCGAGCGGGCCTCGAGGTCGGCGCTCTTGTTGGTGCTCAGGTGCCGGTCAGTGGTGCGGGTCATGATCACGTCCACCCCGTGGCGCTGCAACTCGGCGCGGGTGCGCAGGGCCACGTCCAGCGTCACGTCCTCCTCGGTCACCCAGCGGCTGACCATGCCGGGATCGATCCCGCCGTGCCCGGCATCGAGCACCACGCGCGGGCGGGCGGTCACGGCCGTGCTGGCCGGGCGGGTCACGGCGACCGGGCGGGCCGCCGCCGCCGGAATGGCCGACGCGGCGGCGCTGGTGGGCACGTCAATCACCAGCCGCGCGGGTTGCCCCCCAGCGGCGGGCAGGACGCTGCTGCGGGCGCTGCCGTGCCCGGCGGCCAGCGTGACCGTGACGGTGCTGCCCGACACGGCGTACGCGGTGACGCCCGGAGCGCGCAGCGGTCCCTGCTCGCTGGGCAGCGACACGCCCAGTTTCACAGTGATGGACTGCGCCGCCACCTTCGCGTTGATGCTGGGCGCGCTGGCCGAGGCGGGCAGGTCGAACACCAGCCGCGTGTACCCGTCGTGAGAACCGATGCGCGGCGCGGCCTGCGCCGCCGGGAACAGCAGCGCGCAGCTCAGCGCGGCGGCGGTCAGCAGGGACCGCGTGGAGGGAACAGTGGGACGCTTCACTGCGCGGAGTGTAGCGCCCACGCCCGCCCACTCGGGTGGGAACGCATGAGCCGGGACCGGCCCAGATGAGAAGGCCGCGTTCCCCGGTCCTGGGCAGGCCGCCTGAACCGAAGCTGACGGGTCTCCTCACGCCGCTCAGCGCCCCGCCCGTTACGGTGGGCCTCATGAAGCGCACCCCCTCCCCCACTCTGACGCGTCTGCTGACCGGCACGCTGACGGCCCTGACCCTGGCCGTGGGCGGCGCGCAGGCCGTCACGTTCGGCGGTCTGAACGTCACGCCGCGCGGCCCGCAGAACCTGAACCTCGAAACCGGCGCGACCGACCTGCCGCAGGGCGGCACCGCCACCGACAGCCGGGGCGGCGTGAAACTCACGGCGGCGCGCATGCAGTTACAGCCGGGGCAGCGGCTGAGCGCGCAGGACGCGACCATCACGACCCGGCAGGGCGGCACCCTGAAAGCCGCTCAGGTCACGTACGACCTGAAGGCCGGAACGGTCACCGCCACCGGGAACGTCACGTACAACGACGCCCGCTTCACGGCCCTCAGCGCGCCCAGCATGACCCTGAACGTCAAGACCGGGTTCGTGACCGCGCGCGGCGGCGTGAAGGCCAGCAAACCCGCCCTGACCGGCACCGCGCTGGCCTTCGATCCCAGCACCATGCAGGCCATGCTGTCCGGCCCGTACCGCGTGAACCAGGGCACCCTGCGCGCCGACACGGCCGCCCCCGCCGGGCGCCTGTTGCTGGTCTTCAGCGCCCGCTCGGTCGTGCGCGCTACCGAAGACCCCGACAGCAGTAACCGCAACCGCTTCGAACCGTACCTGAAGTAGGTTGATGGTTGAAAGTCGATGGTTGATAGAGGGGCGTTCCTTCCATCAACCATCGACTTTCAACCTGTCACCCTCCTACGCGTTGGGTTTCAGGAGGTGGCCGAGGCAGTGGCCGTAACTGACGCCCTGCTGCGCGTCGATCACGAGGTCCTGCACGCTGAACTCCTGCAACACGCCCAGCATGGCGTCGCGCATGCGGGTGTAGATGGTGGTGCGGGCGTGGCAGCGGTCCTCCTCGGGGCAGTGTTCGTGCCAGTTGAGGCTGATGCATGACAGCGGCGCGACCGGCCCGTCGATGGCGCGCACGACCTCGCACAGGCTGATCAGCTGGGGGCGCCGCGCCAGGGCGTACCCGCCGCCGATGCCTTTCTTGCTTTTCACGACGCCCTTGGCGGTCAGGGCCGCCAGGATGCGCACCAGGTAGGGGCGGTGAACGCCGGTCGATTCGCTGATTTCCTCGCTGGACACCCAGCGGGCCGGGTCCTGGGTGCCCAGGAATCCCAGCGCCTGAAAGGCGTACACGTCGGTGGCTGAAAGCCGCATGGCAGGCAGTGTACCGCGCCGCGCCGCCCACACCGCCCCAGGGTATGGGGGAAGGGTCTATGGCTACAGGTTCAGGCCCGCATCACCCCTCGGCACCGTACCGCTGCTGGAGGTACGCCAGCGCGACGGGGTCCACCTGACCGCCGGGCACCCAGCGTTCCTCCAGGTTCTCGGTGCCGTACAGCGCCCAGGCGGCCGCCTCGGTGTCGGTGTCCCAGGGTCCGGCGGGCAGGGCGGCGGCGTACCCCTGGCGGATCAGCAGGGCGCGCAGCCAGTCCAGCTGCTCCGGCGTGAGGGGGCGGGTGGTTTCGGGGCGGGTGAACAGCAGGTCGTGCACGTCAAGCAGGCGGGCCAGTTCCGCGCAGGGGGCGGCGTGGTCGTCGGCGCGCAGGTTCACCCAGTCGTCGGTCAGGCCGCCGTAGCCGCGCCCGGGTCCGGCGCACAGCAGCACGGCCGACTGACGGCCCCGGCGGTCCCCTCCGGCCGCGTCGCCGGCCATCAGGGCGGCCAGCAGGCGGCGCGGCAGTGGCAGGTCCGTTCCGGCCTCCCAGGCGGCGCGCATGGCGGTCACGACGCCCGGCCCGGCCAGGATGTTGCCCTGGATCGCGACGTCCGGCGCGGCGTACCCGCCCGCCCAGGCGTGGCAGTCGGGGCCGGTGAAGGTGGCGCTGCCGCCGCTGGCACTCACCAGACCGAACTGCCGCTGCGCGATGCCGGGGTCGGTCGCCTGGAAGTGCGCGCTGACGGCCTGCGCGTCCAGGCCGCTGCTCAGCAGCCGCAGCCCTTCCGGGCCGAAGGTGGGGTTCACGTAACTCTGGGTGGCGACGGCGCCCACGCCGCCCTGCACGAACGGCACCAGCGCGCCCACGGCCAGGAACTTGCTGGCGACGGCCACGCCCAGGTCGCCCGTGCGGGCGTCGCGGCCCACGATGGAAAAGGTCATGCGTGTCAGGGTACCGTCTGCGCGGGGGCGTCCGGTCGGGGTGCGTGGACGGGCCGGGCGGCAGATGCGGTAGCCTCGGACCCGATGAACTTCGCGCAGGCTGTCACCGACCGAACCCGCCGCCTGAACACCCGCCTGTGCGTGGGCCTGGACCCCCGCCTGGACGGGTACCGGGACGCCGCGCACCTGCGTACCCACACGCTGGACGTGCTGGAGGCGACCGCGCCGTACGCCGCGTGCGTCAAGCCGCAACTGGCGTTCTACGAGGCGCTGGGCCTGGAAGGAATGCGCATTCTGGAGGACGTGTGCGCGGCGGCCCGCACGCTGGGCCTGCCCGTGCTGCTGGACGCCAAACGCGGCGATATCGGCAGTACCGCGCAGGCGTACGCGCAGGGCTGGCTGACCGGACGGCACGCGGGCGCGGCCCTGACCGTCAATCCCTTCCTGGGTTTCGAGACCCTGACCCCCTTTGTGGACACGGCCCGCGCCAGTGGCGGCGCGGTGTTCGTGCTCGTGAAGACCAGCAACCCCGGACAGGCGGACCTTCAGGGGCACGGTGTCAGCGAACGCGTGGCCGACGAGATCACGCGCCTGAACGCCGCCGAGGACGGCGAGTACGCCAGCGTCGGCGCGGTCGTGGGCGCCACGCACCCGCAGGACCTCGCCGCGTTCCGCGCCCGGATGCCGCGCGCCCTGCTGCTGCTGCCGGGCCTGGGCGCCCAGGGAGCCACGGCGGCGCAACTGGCCCCCGCCTTCGACGCGGGCGGCACCGGGGCGCTGGCCAGCGCCAGCCGGGGCGTGCAGTACGCACGCGGCCTGGACGTACCGGCCAGCGTGCAGGCCGCCCGCACCTTCCGCGACGAACTGAACGCCGCACTGGCTTAGGCGGGGCACGTCTGCTCGGATTGAACAGTTCTGCCCACCAACTCAACCGGAGTCCAAATCAAAGGAGGACAACGTTTCCTCAGGCAGGAGCCTGTAGCCGCCGTCCACTGCCCGGTCACCGCTTTCAAGAGGCGTTGGAATAGGCCGGAACGAGACGCCTCTCAGGCCAGCATCGCGGCACGCCTGCTTTGTTTTCCGTGTGCACAGGAGGCGGGTTGACAGGTCTTTGATCCGGAAGGCCCCTGGAAGCGTCATTTCGGGCACCGTCAACGCGAGCCGCTCAATGGCTTCACTGTCCAGGTACAGGCTGTCCGCTTCCTTCGCCCGCATGCCAGTCACTCCGATCCGTTTTCCACGGGCGTTGTATTCGCTCTTTGCGAGGATCGTCCGCTGACGGTCAAGCACGTCGCACCACTCCAGAAGCTGAACGAGGAAGAAGGTGTCCGTATAGAGGGTGGGGTCGGTGATGACAGTCTGCGTCCTTTCGCCGTCCTGTGGTGCGACGACCTGATCCTGGACGGATAGGTCGTAGATCCTGGTGGGATGAAGGCGATAGGGAAATTCGCCAGTAGAGAGCAGTACCATCAGCATCCGCATGGACATCAGCGGCAGGATCCCCTGATCGAGATAAGGGAAGTCCACCTGCTGCAAGCGTGCCAGTTCACCGATAAATTCCACGGGGGTGGGTGCCCTGGAGGTGTAGTCAATGGTGGGGTTCGTGAAGGTGGCATCACCCCAGTGAGGGAAGCGAATCAACCTGGCGTCCCACTGACCGCTCTCTGTCACCTGTCTGAGGTCGTTCTCGATCTGGTAGATCATGCGACGCCTTCCTCGTTGCCCTTCTAGGGGACTACCTGGCTGATTTTCGCCACCCTCCTACTCGACGGGCGGGTGCTTCTCGGCGGGTTGCAGGCTGAGCAGCAGGGCGGCCCCGATGACCAGGGCCGCGCCCAGCAGGGCCAGCGGCGCGGGACGCTCTGCGAACAGCAGGGCCGCCAGTCCGGCCGCCACGACGGGTTCCAGGCTGGCGATCACGCTGGCGCGCGTGGCGTTCAGGCGGCGCAGGCCCGCGCTGTACGCCAGGTACGCCAGGTACGTGCTGAAGAACGACAGGGCGATCAGGCTGCCCCAGGCGGGCGCGGTCTTGGCGCTGAACGTCACGAACGGCAGCAGGCACGCGGCCCCCACGGGCAGCGCGACGGCCAGCAGCGCGGGCGGCGCGTAGCGGTCGAAGAAGGCGCGGCCGTAGATGTAGTACAGCGAGTACGTAAACCCGGCCGTCAGGCCCAGGCCCAGCGCGGCCGGGCTGACGGTCACGCCCTGCCCGCCGCCCAGGCTGATCAGGCCGATGCCGCCCAGCGTGCCGCCGATGGCGAGGGCCTCGCGCCGGCCCAGGCGTTCGCGCCACGCCGCCCAGCCGATCAGGGCGACGAAAGCGGGCGCGGTGTACAGCAGCACGCTCGCGAGGCTCGCGCCGCCCGCCCGGACGGCCAGCTGGTAACTGCCGTAGAACACGCTGACGCCCGCCACGCCGAACGCGGCCGTGACGAGCAGGTCCCGGCCGCGTGGCAGGGGCGCGCGGATCACGGCCGCATGCAGCGCGTACAGCCCCCCGGCCAGGGCGGCGCGCCAGAACGCGACTTCCAGCGGGGCGATCCCGGCCGCCTGCGCCTGCTTGCCCAGGATGCCCAGCAGGCCCCACAGGACGGCGGCGGTCAGGATCAGCAGCGGCGCGGGAATCAGGGCGCGGGGGGCGGCGGCCGCCTGGACGTTCACGACGGGCGGGCCAGTCGGCGCCAGACCAGCGTGGTGGCGATCACGGTGATCAGCAGGCCCGCGCCGCCCAGCACGATCAGGGCGATGCTGACCCAGTCGCGCGTTTCACCCACGGCGGCCAGCGTGTCGTTCGTGAACGCCTGCGTGTCCCCGGCGGGGGCGAGCACGTCGACCGGGGTGGGCGCGCCGCTCCGTCCGGCCTGCAACGCGGTGGGCCGGGTGTCCTGCCCCGGTTTCAGGATGCCGCTGGCGGACAGGGGCGTGTACACGCTGCTGGTCACCCAGTACCCGTAGTTCCCGGCGGGAATGGCCGCGTCGATGATCAGGCTGGTGCCCTGCACCTGCACGGTCGGTGCGGGGCGGGTGGTCAGGGTGCCCAGCGTGTTCGCCTCGTGCAGGGTGGCGCCGGTGCCCGTGACGCGCAGGTGGTACTGCCAGCCGCCCTGCTCGCGCACGCGCAGGCCCGTGT
Above is a window of Deinococcus seoulensis DNA encoding:
- a CDS encoding N-acetylmuramoyl-L-alanine amidase family protein, coding for MKRPTVPSTRSLLTAAALSCALLFPAAQAAPRIGSHDGYTRLVFDLPASASAPSINAKVAAQSITVKLGVSLPSEQGPLRAPGVTAYAVSGSTVTVTLAAGHGSARSSVLPAAGGQPARLVIDVPTSAAASAIPAAAARPVAVTRPASTAVTARPRVVLDAGHGGIDPGMVSRWVTEEDVTLDVALRTRAELQRHGVDVIMTRTTDRHLSTNKSADLEARSRMANNGQVSAFVSIHVNSAGPSAQGIETYYFGQPLAGSNRSLAVQENGGGSLGEQLTRQAASTAQNLLGDILAQAKISFSRQLAQRVQSRLIAATGAVNRGVQTDAFYVIRNPTTPAILVEVGFGSHPVEGPKLASAAYREQLAQALARAILDFLNTK
- a CDS encoding Rrf2 family transcriptional regulator; protein product: MRLSATDVYAFQALGFLGTQDPARWVSSEEISESTGVHRPYLVRILAALTAKGVVKSKKGIGGGYALARRPQLISLCEVVRAIDGPVAPLSCISLNWHEHCPEEDRCHARTTIYTRMRDAMLGVLQEFSVQDLVIDAQQGVSYGHCLGHLLKPNA
- a CDS encoding DUF1028 domain-containing protein; its protein translation is MTFSIVGRDARTGDLGVAVASKFLAVGALVPFVQGGVGAVATQSYVNPTFGPEGLRLLSSGLDAQAVSAHFQATDPGIAQRQFGLVSASGGSATFTGPDCHAWAGGYAAPDVAIQGNILAGPGVVTAMRAAWEAGTDLPLPRRLLAALMAGDAAGGDRRGRQSAVLLCAGPGRGYGGLTDDWVNLRADDHAAPCAELARLLDVHDLLFTRPETTRPLTPEQLDWLRALLIRQGYAAALPAGPWDTDTEAAAWALYGTENLEERWVPGGQVDPVALAYLQQRYGAEG
- the pyrF gene encoding orotidine-5'-phosphate decarboxylase, with translation MNFAQAVTDRTRRLNTRLCVGLDPRLDGYRDAAHLRTHTLDVLEATAPYAACVKPQLAFYEALGLEGMRILEDVCAAARTLGLPVLLDAKRGDIGSTAQAYAQGWLTGRHAGAALTVNPFLGFETLTPFVDTARASGGAVFVLVKTSNPGQADLQGHGVSERVADEITRLNAAEDGEYASVGAVVGATHPQDLAAFRARMPRALLLLPGLGAQGATAAQLAPAFDAGGTGALASASRGVQYARGLDVPASVQAARTFRDELNAALA
- a CDS encoding DMT family transporter, translating into MNVQAAAAPRALIPAPLLILTAAVLWGLLGILGKQAQAAGIAPLEVAFWRAALAGGLYALHAAVIRAPLPRGRDLLVTAAFGVAGVSVFYGSYQLAVRAGGASLASVLLYTAPAFVALIGWAAWRERLGRREALAIGGTLGGIGLISLGGGQGVTVSPAALGLGLTAGFTYSLYYIYGRAFFDRYAPPALLAVALPVGAACLLPFVTFSAKTAPAWGSLIALSFFSTYLAYLAYSAGLRRLNATRASVIASLEPVVAAGLAALLFAERPAPLALLGAALVIGAALLLSLQPAEKHPPVE
- a CDS encoding glucodextranase DOMON-like domain-containing protein yields the protein MLLPMLSIPLLASQLTVADPAGDARGDGGYILPTRPAITAEMLDLRSFSADSSGDTMRFTVSFGQMGNPWNAPGGFSAGVTDIFVKGALGGQQVLADTGLRVREQGGWQYHLRVTGTGATLHEANTLGTLTTRPAPTVQVQGTSLIIDAAIPAGNYGYWVTSSVYTPLSASGILKPGQDTRPTALQAGRSGAPTPVDVLAPAGDTQAFTNDTLAAVGETRDWVSIALIVLGGAGLLITVIATTLVWRRLARPS